The proteins below are encoded in one region of Kazachstania africana CBS 2517 chromosome 6, complete genome:
- the MLO127 gene encoding Mlo127p (similar to Saccharomyces cerevisiae YJR039W; ancestral locus Anc_1.463), whose amino-acid sequence MSDKLILNSLKDASCVVASFNVESILFLVKTESIERFEISKGYNLNFLNNVRTLGYTVAAALYIEPLSTKEYFILLKDNGCLEILNSETSVVDRLETGFKIDRLHNVLFRFDEKYKRLYINLTRNALFSVQFQTSKSYFKFSTASQNPICVRQFSYDIISLDLCSNFDVYTNEEMETLSIVLKEPDKQQYFFSLLSYKREYGKRKVQWEALVPLIELESISNINMHENSIASKLIPNIGTVIFSPSKTLFFSMPSGFESFIEGESVVNPHVTRGWMSASHNLSTGVSIQPLVIFEESFNSFVFKVIANNGTAIEIILDKLEEDEENYSIKFRKFRYRESSLIKDFLFDKEITLYMPLVHNTMFLALISDKLIFASLNHSRFYDEIMFEKNTYIYSNLIGYSAQRYISSGMSKDGKYFLEQDHVDCKSICDIEVLSKAEGEVTDVWLTKKHTWWRGPDIGLFNDCKYIDNGKDVKFIDISNRRIIDSNIESVTTILNDSVGNYCWITKQGEIKWSNSNDIYTVRSSKNHTYNLTLITSLLLKNGNNLTAFIIDSKLLVLKDHSKLLLERNFGDDFETPSSIFIHSTNEHCHILLGDIYGTLYILDCPQGKLISTFKCNAKVTKIAPIPNTDGLLIYSTDSFIIVKPSTAETYKLFRVDIPLKLKTITFGNSVDYLVMVDTDNCIYKLTLHENIDIILSHVSRTNTDVLINKIVEMASSSRYVICTFVSLEDNNKGDNKGDNKDVRDSGICLYNLHKKYVDKFTISEEYPQATVNDMVTIPFRPQKYFSYLEEHQMSFAKRLAYSSCFLVSLDFETAENENFDNLLLFTIDDDKGTIDFQSGIHTGYSITSIRNYYDNLFIVTGECFQVFCLEYIAKENKFRMSAVSNSLLENGFITDFINLPMAQENTSRRKKLRSTTLHRERILAADLLKGLVDCQLEVSKCSPNNDFEFPYKIRLDSVIGSKKHAVALDASSEFVISLFSVFTNARLTSFALCLGENKLRFYSTCNGEDFSMVEFYLPFPITSIVSVQTGIGEGIFPKKNVFEGSYNDVMFLVTTTNGGIYSISEASIELSKQSIDEAIIRDHGMQLNLIGAKDEDESDFEDEEDNLLLDNRILNIRCLKASSR is encoded by the coding sequence ATGTCGGATAAACTCATCCTTAACAGTCTGAAAGATGCAAGCTGTGTTGTCGCCAGTTTCAATGTTGAAAGcatattatttttggtCAAAACTGAGAGTATCGAGCGATTTGAAATATCGAAAGGATATaatttgaactttttgaataatgtAAGAACCCTGGGGTACACCGTGGCAGCAGCTCTGTACATAGAACCCTTATCAacaaaagaatattttattttgttgaaagaCAATGGGTGTTTGGAGATTTTAAACTCAGAGACATCTGTTGTAGACAGACTAGAGACaggtttcaaaattgatagGCTGCACAATGTGCTGTTTCGCTTTGACGAAAAATACAAAAGATTATACATCAATCTGACTAGGAACGCCCTATTTTCAGTTCAGTTTCAAACCAGCAAATCATACTTTAAGTTCTCAACGGCTTCTCAGAATCCAATATGTGTGCGACAATTTTCGTATGATATAATAAGTCTGGATTTATGCTCTAACTTTGATGTCTACACTAACGAGGAAATGGAAACTCTATCAATTGTACTCAAAGAACCTGATAAGcagcaatatttttttagcTTACTTTCTTACAAGAGGGAGTACGGAAAGAGAAAGGTACAATGGGAGGCTTTGGTTCCATTAATAGAGCTAGAGAGTATTTCTAACATAAATATGCATGAAAATAGCATAGCTTCAAAACTTATACCCAATATTGGAACTGTCATCTTTTCCCCATCGAAAACACTGTTCTTCTCTATGCCCAGCGGGTTTGAAAGCTTCATCGAAGGGGAAAGCGTTGTAAATCCACATGTAACGAGAGGCTGGATGTCAGCAAGCCATAATCTATCAACTGGAGTTTCAATTCAGCCTTTAGTAATATTTGAGGAGAGcttcaattcttttgtttttaaaGTAATAGCGAATAATGGTACTGctattgaaatcattttagataaattagaagaagacgaGGAAAATTACTCTATAAAGTTTAGAAAGTTTAGATATCGTGAGAGCTCTCTAATTaaagattttcttttcgaTAAAGAAATAACTCTTTATATGCCTCTAGTACACAATACTATGTTTTTAGCCTTAATTTCTGATAAACTAATATTTGCATCCTTAAATCATTCACGTTTCTATGACGAGATTATGTTCGAGAAAAATACTTATATTTACTCAAACCTTATCGGTTATAGTGCCCAAAGATACATATCTAGTGGGATGTCAAAGGATGGTAAGTATTTTCTCGAACAAGATCATGTGGATTGCAAGAGCATCTGCGACATAGAGGTTTTAAGCAAGGCAGAGGGTGAAGTTACTGATGTTTGGTTAACAAAAAAACATACATGGTGGAGAGGGCCCGACATTGGACTATTTAATGACTGTAAATATATTGACAACGGGAAAGACGTGAAGTTCATTGACATCAGTAATAGACGGATAATAGACTCTAATATTGAAAGCGTTACTACTATTTTGAATGACAGCGTCGGAAACTACTGCTGGATCACGAAACAAGGAGAAATTAAATGGAGCAATTCAAACGACATATATACCGTGCGAAGCTCGAAAAATCATACTTATAACCTGACTTTAATTACTTCTCTtctcttgaaaaatggtaacAATTTAACGGCATTCATTATTGATAGCAAACTTCTGGTGCTAAAGGATCATTCAAAACTACTTTTGGAACGCAACTTTGgtgatgattttgaaactcCCTCCTCCATTTTCATCCACAGCACTAATGAACATTGCCACATATTGTTGGGCGACATATATGGTACGTTGTACATACTTGATTGTCCTCAGGGAAAGCTAATAAGTACTTTCAAATGTAACGCAAAAGTAACGAAAATTGCGCCAATTCCAAATACTGATGGCTTATTGATTTATAGTACTGATTCTTTCATTATAGTAAAACCTAGTACAGCCGAGACTTACAAACTTTTCAGAGTTGATATCCCACTCAAACTGAAGACCATTACCTTTGGAAATAGTGTCGACTATTTAGTAATGGTTGATACTGACAACTGTATCTATAAATTAACATTGCATGAAAATATCGATATTATTTTGAGCCACGTCTCTCGAACGAACACTGATGttctaataaataaaattgtaGAGATGGCTTCCTCAAGCAGATACGTTATATGTACCTTTGTGAGCTTAGAAGATAACAACAAAGGTGATAATAAAGGTGATAATAAAGATGTTAGGGATAGTGGCATTTGCTTGTATAATCTTCATAAAAAATACGTTGATAAATTCACTATTTCAGAAGAATATCCTCAAGCCACAGTAAATGATATGGTTACTATTCCATTCAGACCacagaaatatttttcgTATTTGGAAGAACATCAGATGTCTTTTGCTAAGAGATTAGCATATTCTAGTTGTTTTTTAGTGAGTTTAGATTTCGAAACAgcagaaaatgaaaattttgataatttattacTATTTACCATTGATGATGACAAAGGGacaattgattttcaaagtgGTATACACACAGGCTATTCTATAACAAGTATTCGTAACTACTATGACAATCTATTCATTGTAACTGGTGAGTGCTTTCAAGTTTTCTGCCTTGAATATATTGCCAAAGAGAATAAATTTAGGATGTCAGCAGTTTCTAATAGTCTCTTAGAAAATGGCTTTATTACAGATTTTATAAACTTACCAATGGCACAAGAAAACACATCAAGGAGAAAGAAACTGAGATCTACAACTTTGCACAGAGAGAGAATCCTTGCAGCAGATTTGCTTAAAGGGTTAGTTGACTGTCAATTAGAAGTATCTAAGTGTTCTCCGAATAATGATTTCGAATTCCCTTATAAAATTCGATTAGATTCAGTGATTGGTTCGAAGAAGCATGCTGTTGCTCTCGATGCATCGAGTGAATTCGTAATTTCGTTGTTTTCAGTATTTACAAATGCTAGATTAACATCTTTTGCCTTATGTCTTGGTGAAAACAAGTTGAGATTTTATAGTACATGCAATGGAGAAGACTTTTCTATGGTGGAGTTTTATCTGCCTTTCCCAATAACCAGTATAGTATCTGTGCAAACTGGTATAGGAGAAGGaatatttccaaagaaaaacGTATTTGAAGGATCATATAATGATGTGATGTTTCTTGTTACCACGACCAATGGTGGTATATATTCGATCAGTGAAGCTAGCATTGAACTTTCTAAGCAATCTATTGACGAAGCGATTATTCGAGATCATGGAATGCAACTTAACCTTATTGGAgcaaaagatgaagatgaaagtgattttgaagatgaggaagatAATTTACTTCTTGACAACAGGATATTAAACATCAGATGTCTAAAGGCATCTTCAAGATAA
- the GEF1 gene encoding Gef1p (similar to Saccharomyces cerevisiae GEF1 (YJR040W); ancestral locus Anc_1.466), whose product MSERSSSPQDINSSKFATEVIPEIKNFSKFTTIDRLSEEDSPVVLFEEDGRSFLTSKFQFYSTIWERSRTFITLTSVAILIGCIAGFIQIFTETLVNWKTGYCARNWLLNKSFCCANIPESLDKRSLLFDKRDELQCLDEGLWVNWNGHILPFFMFFSLSIIFTSISTLLVKFVAPMATGSGISEIKTWVSGFEHLPEFLNSPTLIVKSIALPLTIASGLAVGKEGPSVHYATCCGYIVTKWLLKGELTYSSQFEYLTAASGAGVAVAFGAPIGGVLFGLEEISSSNSFNGSMLWKSYYVALIAVTTLKCINPFRNGKIILFNVTYDKNWKVLEIPVFILLGIFGGFYGQFVSKWNISYVHFRKKYLSSWPIQEVLVLTVMTALISYFNEFLRLDMTESMGILFHECTTNDNSSSFQHRLCLLDENTHVISFLRVFSSLSFATVIRMLLVIISYGAMIPAGIFVPSMAIGATFGRAISLLVERFICGPGVITPGAYAFLGAAATLTGITNLTLTVVVIMLELTGAFIYIIPTMIVVAITRVLLNSNHVDGIADQMILVNGFPYLDRAEDKYDDFMDKHTAEEIMETNMITLRETMYFSELEDLVYNVSGKDVSGFPIIKDGDENEPEKRCIGYILKHRLVKRLTAQSLPTTDSRRTIVHFSKKEYYNSDDEIDLSGITIISPVTAKIDTSASTLFCTFQRMGCKTIIIEKDGFLQGLITSKDIIKFERIKAREIYGPRYEYNEKLNEKVWSYLEYLTKLFA is encoded by the coding sequence ATGTCCGAACGATCTTCGTCACCTCAAGATATTAACAGCAGCAAATTTGCTACTGAAGTAATACCGGAAATCAAAAACTTCTCTAAATTCACAACAATTGACAGATTATCAGAGGAAGATAGTCCAGTGGTACtgtttgaagaagatggaAGGTCTTTTTTGACCAGTAAATTTCAGTTTTATAGTACGATATGGGAAAGAAGCAGGACTTTCATAACCCTTACAAGCGTGGCAATACTGATAGGTTGTATTGCAGGTTTTATACAAATCTTTACTGAAACTTTAGTTAATTGGAAAACAGGATATTGTGCTAGAAATTGGCTACTGAACAAATCGTTTTGCTGCGCAAATATTCCTGAATCCTTAGATAAGAGAAGCTTATTGTTCGACAAAAGAGATGAACTTCAATGTCTAGACGAAGGTCTATGGGTAAATTGGAATGGGCATATCCTGCCATTTTTCATGTTCTTCTCCTTATCGATAATATTTACATCAATTAGTACGTTATTGGTTAAATTCGTTGCACCAATGGCAACGGGATCAGGTATCTCCGAAATTAAAACATGGGTCTCAGGTTTTGAACACTTGcctgaatttttgaattcgCCTACTCTCATAGTTAAGAGTATAGCACTTCCCTTAACTATAGCATCCGGTTTGGCAGTTGGTAAAGAAGGTCCATCCGTTCATTATGCCACATGTTGCGGCTATATCGTAACAAAATGGCTGTTGAAGGGAGAATTGACATATTCGTCACagtttgaatatttgacGGCTGCAAGTGGTGCTGGTGTAGCTGTTGCCTTTGGTGCACCAATTGGAGGTGTACTTTTCGGTCTGGAGGAAATATCTTCctcaaattctttcaatggatCTATGTTATGGAAATCATATTACGTTGCTCTTATTGCAGTCACCACTTTAAAATGCATAAATCCATTTAGAAACGGTAAAATTATTCTGTTTAACGTCACTTACGacaaaaattggaaagtCTTGGAAATTCCTGTATTCATTTTATTGGGAATTTTTGGTGGATTCTACGGTCAATTCGTAAGTAAATGGAACATTAGTTATGTGCATTTCCGTAAAAAATACTTGTCATCCTGGCCTATTCAAGAAGTCCTTGTATTGACTGTCATGACAGCATTAATTTCTTACTTCAACGAATTTTTAAGGTTGGATATGACGGAGAGTATGGGCATTCTTTTCCATGAGTGCACCACAAATGacaattcatcttcattccAACATAGACTTTGTTTGCTAGATGAAAATACACACGTGATCAGCTTCTTAAGAGTTTTCTCATCACTGTCCTTTGCAACCGTCATTAGAATGTTATTAGTAATTATATCATATGGGGCCATGATTCCTGCTGGTATTTTTGTTCCTTCCATGGCAATCGGTGCAACTTTTGGCCGTGCTATCAGTCTTTTGGTGGAACGCTTTATTTGTGGTCCTGGCGTTATCACCCCAGGAGCCTATGCCTTTTTAGGTGCAGCAGCAACGTTGACAGGGATAACTAATTTAACATTGACAGTTGTTGTTATTATGCTAGAACTAACCGGTGCAttcatttatattattCCTACTATGATTGTTGTAGCAATCACTAGAGTTCTtctaaattcaaatcatGTTGATGGTATCGCAGATCAAATGATTCTTGTGAATGGATTTCCTTATTTGGACAGGGCTGAAGACAAATATGATGATTTCATGGATAAGCATACTGCTGAAGAAATCATGGAAACTAATATGATTACTTTGAGAGAAACCATGTATTTTTCAGAACTTGAAGACCTTGTATATAATGTCTCCGGAAAGGATGTCAGTGGCTTCCCTATTATAAAAGATGGTGACGAAAACGAGCCTGAGAAAAGATGCATTGGTTATATCCTAAAACACCGTCTGGTCAAGAGGTTAACGGCTCAAAGTTTACCTACTACGGACAGTCGTAGAACAATTGTTcacttttcaaagaaagaatattataataGTGACGATGAAATAGATCTATCGGGAATCACTATAATTTCCCCTGTAACTGCCAAGATAGATACATCTGCTTCCACTTTATTTTGCACGTTTCAAAGAATGGGATGTAAAACTATAATAATAGAGAAAGACGGCTTTTTACAGGGCTTAATAACCAGTAAAGACATCATAAAATTCGAGCGTATTAAAGCTAGGGAGATTTATGGACCAAGATACGAATACAATGAAAAACTAAATGAGAAAGTATGGTCATATTTAGAATATCTCACTAAACTATTCGCATAA
- the KAFR0F01300 gene encoding V-type proton ATPase proteolipid subunit (similar to Saccharomyces cerevisiae CUP5 (YEL027W); ancestral locus Anc_1.469), translating into MSDLCPVYAPFFGAMGCAAAIIFTSFGAAYGTAKSGVGICATCVLRPDLLFKNIVPVIMAGIIAIYGLVVSVLIVYSLGQKQALYTGFIQLGAGLSVGLSGAAAGFAIGIVGDAGVRGTSQQPRLFVGMILILIFAEVLGLYGLIVALLLNSRATQDVIC; encoded by the coding sequence ATGAGTGATTTATGTCCAGTTTATGCTCCATTCTTTGGTGCCATGGGTTGCGCAGCAGCTATCATTTTCACATCCTTTGGTGCTGCTTACGGTACTGCCAAGTCTGGTGTTGGTATTTGTGCCACTTGTGTATTGAGACCtgatttattattcaagaatattgTTCCAGTTATTATGGCTGGTATCATAGCCATTTATGGTTTAGTTGTTTCAGTCTTAATTGTTTACTCTCTAGGGCAAAAACAAGCATTATACACTGGTTTTATCCAATTAGGCGCTGGCCTTTCAGTTGGTCTCAGTGGGGCTGCTGCAGGCTTTGCAATTGGTATCGTTGGTGATGCTGGTGTCAGAGGTACTTCTCAACAGCCAAGACTATTCGTCGGTatgattttaattttaatttttgctGAAGTTTTGGGTTTATATGGTTTGATTGTCGCCTTACTATTAAACTCCAGAGCTACACAAGATGTCATTTGTTAA
- the SNU13 gene encoding RNA binding protein SNU13 (similar to Saccharomyces cerevisiae SNU13 (YEL026W); ancestral locus Anc_1.465), translating into MSAPNPKAFPLADAALTQQILDVVQQATNLRQLKKGANEATKTLNRGISEFIIMAADCEPIEILLHLPLLCEDKNVPYVFVPSRAALGRACGVSRPVIAASITTNDASAIKNQIYAVKDKIETLLI; encoded by the coding sequence ATGTCTGCCCCAAACCCAAAAGCTTTCCCATTAGCTGATGCTGCTTTAACCCAACAAATCTTAGATGTTGTCCAACAAGCTACCAACTTGAGACAATTAAAGAAGGGTGCTAATGAGGCTACCAAGACTTTAAACCGTGGTATCTCtgaattcatcatcatgGCTGCTGACTGTGAACCAATCgaaattttattacatttaccattattatGTGAAGATAAGAACGTTCCATACGTCTTCGTCCCATCTAGAGCTGCTCTAGGCAGAGCTTGTGGTGTTTCTAGACCAGTCATTGCTGCTTCCATCACCACCAATGACGCTTCTGCTATCAAAAACCAAATCTACGCCGTCAAGGATAAGATTGAAACTTTATTAATTTAA
- the POL32 gene encoding DNA polymerase delta subunit POL32 (similar to Saccharomyces cerevisiae POL32 (YJR043C); ancestral locus Anc_1.470), translated as MDEEKVIEYINERLFTEVKPVLFTDLISYFNCGPSAAKRHLYTYYKKTTTAKFNCVLMVCYNDDTIKMLHDINDIGDQEAVTDCFIYALNPMEQFNPAMTSSYKYDQLIIRNPNKVVTSDTEMKRAKTLEEKTTGKPVKPSVRAKTVPEVKEEPKQEAKKPNKKEMGLRSTAILAKMRKEREEKEAARQAELRRRKLKAEERVNSDPKRKAQMEELNQLFVNDEDDDELLDSDTNNNNNNSVEAPPVKEAVEPTKQNELEDLLDTTVDDSLMDLPDSVPATSPETNGTLQEKPSEDSEPSVTTYVDKDGYTVTKLNNTPAQVKSSTPQKRGRPTASSRSSGPAPKKTAAKKKQGSIESFFKRSK; from the coding sequence ATGGACGAGGAAAAGGTGATAgaatatatcaatgaaCGCTTGTTTACTGAGGTGAAGCCCGTATTATTCACAGACTTAATATCGTATTTTAATTGCGGGCCATCAGCAGCAAAGAGGCACCTGTATACGTATTACAAGAAGACCACAACtgcaaaattcaattgtgTTTTAATGGTTTGCTATAATGATGATACTATTAAAATGCTCCATGATATCAATGATATTGGGGACCAGGAGGCTGTAACGGATTGCTTCATTTATGCCCTCAACCCAATGGAACAATTTAACCCAGCAATGACCTCTTCTTACAAATACGATCAACTAATAATAAGGAATCCTAATAAGGTAGTTACTAGTGATACTGAGATGAAGAGAGCTAAGAcattagaagaaaagacTACTGGAAAACCTGTGAAACCTAGTGTGAGAGCGAAAACGGTACCTGAAGTCAAGGAAGAACCAAAACAAGAAGCTAAGAAGCcaaacaagaaagaaatgggGTTGAGGTCGACTGCAATTCTAGCTAAAATGAggaaagaaagagaagaaaaggaagcAGCAAGACAAGCTGAATTACgtagaagaaaattgaaggcCGAAGAAAGGGTAAACAGTGATCCTAAGAGAAAGGCTCAGATGGAGGAGTTGAACCAATTGTTTgtcaatgatgaagatgatgatgaactTCTTGATTCAGACACAAACaataacaacaacaatagTGTTGAGGCTCCACCCGTAAAGGAGGCCGTCGAACCTACTAAGCAAAATGAGCTAGAAGATTTACTGGACACTACAGTTGATGATTCCTTAATGGATCTTCCCGATTCTGTACCTGCTACTTCCCCTGAAACAAACGGTACTTTGCAAGAAAAACCATCCGAAGATTCTGAACCTTCTGTGACCACTTACGTCGACAAAGATGGCTATACCGTGACTAAGTTGAATAATACTCCAGCACAAGTCAAGAGTAGTACTCCTCAAAAGAGAGGACGACCAACTGCGTCATCACGCTCTTCAGGCCCTGCCCCAAAGAAAACCGCTGCCAAAAAGAAGCAAGGTTCTATCGAGAGTTTTTTCAAGAGgtcaaaataa
- the FLC1 gene encoding flavin adenine dinucleotide transporter (similar to Saccharomyces cerevisiae FLC3 (YGL139W) and FLC1 (YPL221W); ancestral locus Anc_6.241): MHLSIIWWLVASVYFSLAQAKRSLVATSLVTCMENSQASASTFDVTFNPSDRSLHYFLDMTTQISGYVSVDADVYAYGFKIISKSIDVCSLDWKQFCPMSPGNIEIESIEYISEEYVNEIPGIAYTVPDIDAYARLNIYNNESAKVACLQVFFSNGKTVSQIGIKWAAAVIAGIGLLLSAVLSTFGNSTAASHISANTMSLFLYFQSVAIVALQHVHRVPPIAEAWSENFAWALGLIRTTFMQKIFRWYVQNTGGTPSLYLTSTTMSVLTQRSLDYLKQSSIFKRSTNVLYGNSNTLIFRGIKRMAYNLNIENTSVVCTGFTFFIICGYVLAGLFIVTKSVIDLCIRAGWMNQSKFSDFRKNWKTMLKGALLRYIYIGFAQITIFGFWEFTERDSAAVIVITCLLLVLVIGLMLWAAYRSHFFAQKSIETYNNPAALLYGDERILHKYGFFYTMFNANHYWWNVLLLSYVAVKSLFIGFAQASGMTQALAIFILDLFYLIAVIRYKPYLDTPTNILNICISLVTTINSFLFLFFSDLFGQPNTVPAIMGWVYFILNAAFSFILLMMILAFAALVMLSKNPDLRFKPAKDDRRSFQRRSIKAGEDSSNPVDDELMALGNVARDHEDNWEDELEKRNRDNVFSDDYDEKFASYNASGSDVARKPTFTEKLLRKLSLKKGPKNSSTDLLGQTDDVVGRNNSQGTLSSSSNVPSRQYPGTSHNKHQSVSGNGLIDSFEDEQTDNPFSFDDEPRLVDDDFEDVSARNHEQNMQRDISLDTMNVGNNHATTKTDILDSNYF, from the coding sequence ATGCATTTGTCAATAATATGGTGGCTAGTAGCTTCTGTCTACTTTTCATTAGCTCAGGCTAAAAGAAGTCTGGTGGCAACTTCGTTAGTTACATGTATGGAAAATTCCCAGGCATCAGCAAGTACATTCGACGTTACATTCAACCCAAGTGATAGATCATTACATTATTTTTTAGATATGACTACTCAAATCAGTGGTTACGTTAGCGTCGATGCAGATGTCTACGCTTACggcttcaaaattatctcaAAAAGTATCGATGTCTGTTCCTTAGATTGGAAACAATTTTGTCCCATGTCTCCAGGTAATATCGAAATCGAATCTATTGAATACATTTCTGAAGAGTATGTGAATGAAATTCCAGGTATTGCTTATACCGTTCCTGATATCGATGCCTATGCTAgattaaatatttataacAATGAGAGCGCAAAAGTTGCATGTCTACAAGTTTTCTTCTCAAATGGTAAAACGGTATCCCAGATTGGTATTAAATGGGCTGCTGCTGTCATTGCAGGTATTGGCTTACTATTATCTGCCGTTTTATCCACCTTCGGTAATTCCACAGCAGCATCTCACATATCAGCAAATACTATGTCCCTTTTCTTATATTTCCAATCTGTTGCCATTGTCGCTTTACAACATGTTCACAGAGTTCCACCAATCGCTGAAGCTTGgtctgaaaattttgctTGGGCTCTAGGTTTAATCAGAACAACTTTTATGCAGAAGATTTTCCGTTGGTACGTTCAAAATACTGGTGGGACACCTAGCCTGTATTTAACTTCTACTACAATGTCGGTCTTAACTCAAAGAAGTCTTGACTATTTGAAACAAAGCAGCATTTTCAAGAGAAGCACAAATGTCCTTTATGGTAATTCAAATACTTTAATTTTTAGAGGTATTAAGAGAATGGCCTACAATTTaaacattgaaaatacTTCTGTCGTTTGTACTGGTTTtaccttcttcattatttgtgGTTACGTATTAGCAGGGTTATTCATTGTCACTAAATCTGTCATAGATCTTTGTATTAGAGCCGGTTGGATGAACCAATCCAAATTCTCTGATTTCaggaaaaattggaaaactATGTTAAAAGGTGCTCTACTAAGATATATTTACATTGGTTTTGCACAAATTACAATATTTGGTTTCTGGGAATTCACTGAAAGAGATTCTGCCGCCGTTATAGTCATCACATGTTTACTATTAGTCCTAGTCATTGGTTTAATGTTGTGGGCTGCTTACAGATCTCATTTTTTCGCTCAAAAATCTATTGAAACTTACAATAACCCAGCCGCCCTATTATACGGTGATGAACGTATCTTACACAAATATGGTTTTTTTTACACAATGTTCAATGCCAACCATTACTGGTGGAATGTTTTATTACTGAGTTATGTCGCAGTGAAATCTCTCTTCATTGGTTTTGCACAAGCTTCTGGTATGACACAAGCTTTGGCTATTTTCATCCTAGACTTGTTCTATTTGATTGCCGTCATCCGTTACAAGCCTTATTTGGATACTCcaacaaatattttgaatatttgtaTCTCCTTAGTCACAACTATCAATTCGTTTTTGTTCCTATTCTTTTCTGATTTGTTTGGACAACCAAACACTGTTCCCGCGATTATGGGGTGGGTATACTTTATTCTAAATGCTGCTTTCTCCTTCATCTTGCTGATGATGATCTTGGCCTTTGCCGCTTTGGTGATGCTTTCCAAGAACCCGGATCTAAGATTCAAACCTGCTAAGGACGATAGAAGATCATTTCAAAGACGTTCGATTAAGGCTGGAGAAGATTCTTCCAACCCGGTTGACGATGAATTAATGGCTTTAGGTAACGTTGCTAGAGATCATGAAGATAACTGGGAGGATGAGTTAGAAAAGAGAAACAGAGATAACGTCTTTTCTGATGACTacgatgaaaaattcgCTTCATATAATGCAAGTGGTAGTGATGTAGCAAGAAAACCAACTTTCACTGAAAAACTATTACGTAAATTATCTCTAAAGAAAGGACCTAAAAATAGTTCAACAGATTTGTTAGGACAAACTGATGATGTGGTAGGTCGTAACAACTCACAAGGCACTTTATCATCTAGTTCTAACGTTCCAAGCAGGCAATATCCAGGCACATCGCACAATAAACATCAGTCTGTATCAGGAAATGGATTAATTGActcttttgaagatgaacaaACTGATAACCCATTTAGCTTTGATGACGAACCTCGTTTGgtagatgatgattttgaagatgtcTCAGCTAGAAATCATGAGCAGAATATGCAACGTGATATAAGCCTTGACACCATGAATGTCGGAAATAATCATGCAACAACCAAAACAGACATTCTCgattcaaattatttttaa